One genomic segment of Sminthopsis crassicaudata isolate SCR6 chromosome 4, ASM4859323v1, whole genome shotgun sequence includes these proteins:
- the LOC141541487 gene encoding LOW QUALITY PROTEIN: cap-specific mRNA (nucleoside-2'-O-)-methyltransferase 1-like (The sequence of the model RefSeq protein was modified relative to this genomic sequence to represent the inferred CDS: inserted 1 base in 1 codon; substituted 3 bases at 3 genomic stop codons), with the protein MKRRGEGESSSPQKKQKKRATELGLTLSSTSDEEAPPLGNHGPQESSTSLSGSDSENEEKRPVSSSFSNDFKADSLVEGTSSHYSMYHSVSQKMMAKMGFREGDGLGKHSQGRQDIVEASNQKAXRGLGLTLKGFDQELDVDWRNEPEPSICEQVLXFPECTTEIPDTHEMCEWMTVGKRKMIIEDETEFCGEELLHNVLKCKTTVFDDLDREEMRXARTRSNPYEMIQGVFFLNRAAMKMANIDFVFDCMFTKPKDSSGNSLLKDWSPELLYFADVCAGPGGFSEYVLWREKWHAKGFGMTLKGPNGFKLKDFYAASSELFEPYYGEGGIDGNGDVTQPENITAFRNFVLDNPEYKGVHFLMADGSFSVEKQENLQEXKQLLLWQFLTGLSVIRTGGHFVCKTFDLFTPFSVGLIYPLYTCFERVSLFKPVTSRPANSERYVVCKSLKSGIDDVREYLFKVNNRLNQLQKSELDVNLVVPLDVIKRDPGFTDYMIRSTESHCSSQIRALAKMDAFVQDSSLSEPRQAEIRKGCLQLWGIPDQARVALSSSDPKSKFFELIKGTDIDIDIFSSQSTPLNNKTLDKIRYVLDYRCMVSGSEPKFLIGLGKSQIYTWDGRQSDRWTKLDLKTELPRDTLLSVEIVHELKGEGKAQRKISAIHILDALVLKGHDIQEQHFNQRIQLAEKFVKAVSKPGRPDMNPIRVKEVYRPEDMENIFVRLEMKVIKGSHNMLRLSYTGWADRHFVSTGLCIVGTTNEPWTMAFSKSCKRKFFFNKTTGFSTYKMPLEAMAPFHICYYGRLFWKWGDSVPVHDSQKCGIPKELSKDDILSFIRSI; encoded by the exons ATGAAGAGAAGAGGTGAAGGGGAGTCTAGCAGTCcccagaagaagcagaagaaaagagCCACTGAGCTGGGCTTGACCCTCAGTTCTACATCTGATGAGGAAGCCCCTCCTTTGGGCAATCATGGCCCACAAGAGTCTTCCACAAGTCTAAGTGGATCTGACAGTGAGAATGAGGAGAAAAGACCTGTGTCTAGCTCCTTCAGCAATGACTTCAAAGCTGACTCCCTTGTGGAGGGCACTTCCTCCCATTATTCCATGTACCACAGTGTTTCCCAAAAGATGATGGCAAAGATGGGCTTCCGAGAAGGTGACGGTCTGGGCAAACACAGCCAGGGTCGACAAGACATTGTTGAAGCCTCTAATCAGAAAGCCTGAAGAGGCTTAGGGCTGACACTAAAGGGTTTTGACCAAGAACTCGATGTGGACTGGAGGAATGAGCCAGAGCCAAGTATCTGTGAACAGGTATTATGATTCCCAGAATGCACCACTGAAATTCCTGATACCCATGAGATGTGTGAGTGGATGACTGTGGGTAAGAGGAAGATGATAATTGAAGATGAAACTGAGTTTTGCGGGGAAGAACTTCTACACAATGTCCTGAAGTGCAAGACT ACTGTGTTTGATGACTTGGATAGAGAAGAGATGCGTTGAGCCCGGACCAGATCCAATCCCTATGAAATGATCCAGGGAGTCTTCTTCCTAAACAGAGCAGCCATGAAAATGGCCAATATTGACTTTGTATTTGATTGTATGTTTACGAAGCCAAAAGACTCTTCAGGGAACTCCCTGTTGAAGGACTGGAGTCCAGAGCTTCTGTACTTTGCTGATGTGTGTGCAGGCCCTGGAGGCTTCTCTGAATATGTGCTTTGGAGGGAAAAGTGGCATGCAAAGGGCTTTGGAATGACCTTGAAAGGGCCCAATGGCTTCAAACTGAAGGATTTCTATGCAGCTTCCAGTGAACTCTTTGAACCCTACTATGGTGAGGGTGGAATTGATGGAAATGGAGATGTTACTCAACCAGAGAACATCACAGCTTTTCGAAATTTTGTTTTGGATAACCCCGAATATAAGGGTGTCCACTTTCTGATGGCTGATGGAAGCTTCTCTGTAGAGAAGCAAGAAAATCTGCAGG GTAAACAGCTATTGCTATGGCAGTTTCTTACAGGGCTGTCTGTTATCCGTACAGGAGGCCATTTTGTCTGCAAAACCTTTGATTTGTTCACGCCATTCAGTGTGGGACTCATATATCCGCTGTACACCTGCTTTGAACGTGTGTCTCTTTTTAAACCCGTCACCAGCCGACCTGCCAACTCAGAGAGGTATGTGGTGTGTAAGAGCTTGAAGTCTGGGATTGATGATGTGCGGGAATACCTCTTCAAGGTAAACAACAGGCTCAATCAGCTTCAGAAGAGCGAATTGGATGTCAACCTTGTTGTCCCCCTGGATGTGATCAAGAGAGACCCTGGATTTACTGACTACATGATCCGATCCACTGAGAGCCACTGCAGCTCACAGATCAGAGCCCTGGCCAAAATGGATGCCTTTGTCCAAGACTCATCTCTTAGTGAACCACGCCAGGCAGAAATCCGGAAAGGCTGCCTTCAGCTTTGGGGGATTCCAGACCAAGCCAGAGTTGCTCTCTCTTCTTCAGATCCAAAGTCTAaattttttgaattaataaaGGGCAccgatattgatattgatatctTTAGCTCTCAGTCTACTCCACTCAACAACAAAACCCTAGATAAGATTCGCTATGTTCTGGACTACCGCTGCATGGTGTCAGGGAGTGAGCCGAAGTTTCTCATTGGCTTAGGGAAATCCCAGATCTACACGTGGGATGGCCGCCAGTCAGACCGCTGGACAAAACTGGACCTCAAGACAGAGCTGCCCCGGGACACACTGCTCTCAGTGGAAATTGTTCATGAACTGAAAGGCGAGGGCAAGGCTCAGCGGAAGATCAGCGCAATCCACATCCTTGATGCACTGGTGCTGAAAGGCCACGATATTCAGGAGCAGCATTTTAACCAACGAATTCAGCTTGCTGAGAAGTTTGTAAAAGCCGTTTCTAAACCCGGTAGGCCTGACATGAATCCCATCAGAGTAAAGGAGGTGTACAGACCGGAAGACATGGAGAACATTTTTGTCAGGTTAGAAATGAAGGTCATCAAGGGTTCACATAATATGCTGCGACTCAGCTACACCGGATGGGCTGATAGACATTTTGTGTCCACTGGCCTTTGCATTGTCGGGACTACGAATGAACCCTGGACCATGGCATTCAGCAAAAGCTGTAAGAGGAAGTTTTTCTTCAACAAAACAACAGGATTTTCTACCTATAAAATGCCTCTAGAGGCCATGGCTCCATTTCACATCTGCTACTATGGACGCCTCTTCTGGAAGTGGGGCGATAGTGTCCCAGTACATGACTCTCAGAAGTGCGGGATTCCCAAGGAATTGTCTAAGGACGACATCCTCTCCTTCATTCGGAGTATCTAG